GTGCCGTTGTTCATGGTGAATTTCGTTGGATTGTGAATGCGCCGGTCAGCGGAGTGCTGGCCGGCGCCGCTGATTGAAGCGGCTCGCGTGCGCCTGGCACGCGGGCGCGCCTACCGGAAACGGGGGATCACGCCTCCCGAAAGAAAGGGAGCGGCCCGCAGGCCGCTCCCCGTGCGTGACTCAGTTGTTGGCGAACTCGCTCGCGAGACTCCAGAGCGCCTTGTTCAGCTTCTGGCTTTCGCCTAGCCCACCCACCGGACGCGTGCGATTGCGGCGGATGCCCATGCCGGCGGTGTAGCCCATGTAGCGGTCACCGCCTCGAATCAGGTGCTCCTGCACCACGTTGAAGGTGGTCCAGAGGTCCGTGGCGGCATCGCCGTAGCGCACCGGTGTCAGCAGCTTCTCAGGGCTGAGGAGCTTCATGACCGGCTGATCGGCATCCCAACGGAGGCCTGCCGCACGTTGGGCGAACTCTACCCGGGTGGCCTGCGGGAGCTGCACACCCTGCCATTTGGCCACCGCCTCCAGCGCGCGAGGTGTGTTCTCGGCGACGGATTGCGCCGCCTTGGCGAAGGCGTCGGCGGAAACGTCCACGTGCCGGATCGAGACATGGGCAAAGTCGGCATCCGCGACGGTCAGACCGTTGCGGCACACCAAC
This window of the Candidatus Didemnitutus sp. genome carries:
- a CDS encoding DUF932 domain-containing protein; its protein translation is LVCRNGLTVADADFAHVSIRHVDVSADAFAKAAQSVAENTPRALEAVAKWQGVQLPQATRVEFAQRAAGLRWDADQPVMKLLSPEKLLTPVRYGDAATDLWTTFNVVQEHLIRGGDRYMGYTAGMGIRRNRTRPVGGLGESQKLNKALWSLASEFANN